Proteins encoded together in one Musa acuminata AAA Group cultivar baxijiao chromosome BXJ3-6, Cavendish_Baxijiao_AAA, whole genome shotgun sequence window:
- the LOC135583465 gene encoding uncharacterized protein LOC135583465 has protein sequence MMKMDGGNGVPGGMLPTSMGSGGLLGLDMSLHPHQQMQQQQQPLLHHQLQQTHHMLPFQAPTASDGDRQAEQHPVRHAQYVPPFGHVRDKQQPAMSSEEEPRYGDEVDDQVRRGGMSQPSPSASPWQRMKWTDGMVRLLIQVVYRVGDDGGGAEGEQQQPQGSVAKGKKSSSAAAAASASASASASALLQKKGKWKSVSRAMMDKGFFVSPQQCEDKFNDLNKRYKRVNDLLGKGTACRVVENQALLETMDLSPKAKEEARKLLNSKHLFFREMCAYHNAGAYSACAAPPPPQMPPPHSSDQQQHCFHHPPGRADTALSTRKVAGGSRAAIVADEEGMAEDMDDDDDVDSEDDDDYDDEDDDDDDDMEGHNHKRYGHHHQHKHDEVGEDEDNKKHRKTASQTSASPPLSLTLSSPSSSVQQLRSEMVAMSGGGEQQQRQWLKRKAAELEEQRVAYQCRAFQLERQRFKWLRFSTNKGREMERMKLENERLRLENDRMALLLRQRELELIQGGSGGGGGGGGVSSSAEQQLMLQNTNANPSSATTV, from the coding sequence ATGATGAAGATGGATGGAGGGAATGGCGTGCCCGGGGGAATGCTGCCCACCAGCATGGGCTCTGGAGGATTGCTAGGCCTGGATATGTCTCTCCACCCTCACCAACAgatgcagcagcaacagcagccgcTGCTTCATCACCAGCTCCAGCAGACGCACCACATGCTGCCGTTCCAGGCTCCGACAGCCAGTGACGGCGACCGCCAGGCCGAGCAGCACCCCGTGAGGCACGCCCAGTACGTGCCCCCGTTTGGCCACGTCAGGGATAAACAGCAGCCGGCCATGAGTTCCGAGGAGGAGCCCAGATACGGGGACGAGGTCGATGACCAGGTGCGGCGGGGAGGGATGTCGCAGCCGTCGCCGTCGGCCTCTCCGTGGCAGCGGATGAAGTGGACCGACGGCATGGTCCGGCTCCTCATCCAGGTGGTCTACCGCGTGGGGGACGACGGCGGTGGGGCGGAGGGGGAGCAGCAGCAACCCCAGGGCTCGGTTGCAAAGGGCAAGAAGTCGTcgtccgcggcggcggcggcatcgGCATCGGCATCGGCATCGGCGTCGGCGCTGCTGCAGAAGAAGGGGAAGTGGAAGTCGGTGTCGCGGGCAATGATGGACAAGGGGTTCTTCGTGTCGCCGCAGCAGTGCGAGGACAAGTTCAACGACCTGAACAAGCGATACAAGCGGGTGAACGACCTCCTTGGCAAGGGAACGGCCTGCCGGGTGGTGGAGAACCAGGCTCTCCTCGAGACCATGGACCTCTCCCCCAAGGCTAAGGAGGAAGCCCGCAAGCTCCTCAACTCCAAGCACCTCTTCTTCCGCGAGATGTGCGCCTACCACAACGCTGGAGCTTACTCCGCCTGCGCCGCCCCTCCCCCTCCGCAGATGCCGCCGCCCCATTCCTCAGATCAGCAGCAGCACTGCTTCCACCACCCGCCTGGCCGAGCTGACACGGCACTGTCCACGAGGAAGGTTGCAGGAGGTAGCAGGGCCGCCATCGTCGCCGACGAGGAGGGAATGGCGGAAGATATGGACGATGACGATGATGTGGACAGCGAGGACGATGACGACTACGATgacgaggatgatgatgatgacgacgacatGGAAGGACACAACCATAAGCGCTACGGGCACCACCACCAACACAAGCACGACGAGGTGGGGGAGGACGAGGACAACAAGAAGCACAGGAAGACGGCGTCTCAGACGTCAGCCTCCCCTCCGCTCTCACTGACGCTGTCGTCGCCATCCAGCTCCGTGCAGCAGTTGCGGTCCGAGATGGTGGCCATGTCCGGCGGGGGTGAGCAGCAGCAACGGCAGTGGCTGAAGAGGAAGGCAGCGGAGCTGGAGGAGCAGCGGGTGGCGTACCAGTGCCGGGCCTTCCAACTGGAGCGCCAGCGCTTCAAATGGCTCCGCTTCAGCACTAACAAGGGACGCGAGATGGAGCGCATGAAGCTGGAGAACGAACGCCTCCGCCTTGAGAACGACCGCATGGCGCTGCTACTCCGACAAAGAGAGCTCGAGCTCATACAGggaggcagcggcggcggtggcggtggcggtggcgtctCCTCCTCCGCCGAGCAGCAGCTAATGCTTCAGAACACCAATGCCAATCCTAGCTCTGCTACTACGGTCTAA